CAATATTCAATAAATAAATGAAATTAAAAATTGTATATAAGACAATAAAAAAACTTACCATTAATTTCATCCAAAGCGGAAATTCGGGCTTAATTCTGACTAGAGCAAAATAAATGGTAAGGAAAAATACTAGCTGAGTTGAGTTTATCCAAATTGTTTCATGAACTGAATAACTTAAATATGAGACAACAAAGCTTGCAATAAAAGATAGAAGAATAAAAATGAATGGAAGCGTATTTAATTGATAATCTTTAATTTTATTTTTTAACCGTGTAAGATTTAAAACAAAATAAAGAATTAGTAAAACAACATGAACCGAAATACCAATTATTGTTGGCAAATAATTTGGTTCAATATTGTTTCCAAAAGGAAGAAACTGAACAAAATTAGTTATGGAATAAATAGTTATATAAACACTATATGCAAAAATTCCAATAGCAATAAAAATTAAGGCCGAAAGCGCTGGAGTATATTTTTTAAGCCGAATAAGACTTTGACGGTAAAAATAAATTTGAGGACTATAATATAATAAAACTAATACTAAAGCTCCCATTAAAAGTGCAATTAAAATTAACGAATTAGTTATTTTTGCTACTTCAGTAATAAAAGTATAAATTCAATCTGCAATTGGATTGTCATAAGTTACGCTCGGAATTGATGATTTTTCAGGGGTAGAAAACACCATTGAAGCAAAAATTCCAAATAAAGTACCTGATGTAACAATAGCAGAAGCTAAACTTATATGCTTAAAAATGAAAAGCTTCTTATAATCATAGTTGATTTTGTCATCTGTTCGCCCTAGTCAAAGTCAAAGGGAATAATCAAGTAAAATATAAATAAAAATTTGGGCAGAAATGCCAAGAATATGGCTCCATTCTATCGTTAGTCAAGCAAAATAAACAACTAGATTGACTAACGAAAGGAAAAAATATACTGATAAAATTATGTATTTATGCGTTTTATTTTTCAGGTGTAAAAATTTTAAACCTTTAAATAAAAAGATAATACTAAAAAATAACAGGAAAATTGATCTTGCAACTCTTGGAGCAATAAATTCGCGAATTTCATCATCAATAGGATTAAAAATTAGCGAAATACTTGAAATCCTTGAAATTGGCGCATTTTGGTCAATATTTACTATGTTCAGGAATGACCGACGGGCATCAAAGAAAATTGCCGCGCTTAAACCAAGTAAAAGCAGAATAAATAATACGCGAAGAAAAATACTCGCTAAATTCTTCTTGTCTTTTTTAGCTGGTTTTGCATTTAACCTATAAGCTTCAGGACTAACCGCATTCATTTTTACCTCCTTTTTTAGTTTTGAAATGCTAACATTATAACCTTTTTTTTTTTTTTTTATGACAAAAATGCAAAAAAAATTAGTTAAAAAATATCTAATTTAAAATAATTTATTGTTTTTGGCGTTTTACCTTATAATTTTAGAAATGATTAAAAAATTAATATTTAGTGATATTGACGGAACTCTTTATTGCGGTGATTTTTCCGTTGATAAGGAAACAATTGATTTTCTAAAAAATAATAAAGATAACTTTACCTTAATTTTAAATACAGGCAATCCTTTGGGTTCAAGAATTTTGCAAATAGCAAAACTCTTGGAAATTCGTTACCTTTTAACATCTAATGGCTCTTTATTTAGTGATTTAAAAGAGGACAGACATACTTTAATTAATGGACCAATTTCGCAAAAATCACAAGATTTTGTTTTTAAAATTGCCAAAGATTTAGATATGCAACTAAATTTTTGAACAAGCCAAAAATATTTTAGCTTTAATTTTAAAGAGCAAAATTATTCCTATTTTAACTACCCACTTTTGGATCCTGAAAATGAGGTAATTTTTGTTGATGGCCCACAAAAAGATGTAATAAAATTAGAACTAATTGGCCCAAGCCAAAATTTAGAAAAGGCTTATAAATTATTACAAGAAGATGGTGATCTTGAAGCAGTTTTAATTAATAATATAAGCATTGAAATTAGTAAAAAAGGAACAAATAAAGGAAATGCTGTTGAATTTGTAGCAAAAACTTTTGGAATTGATGTCCAAAAAACAATGACAATTGGCGATAGTCCTAATGATATTTCAATGCTTGAAAAAACTAATTTTTCTTATGCAATGGCAAATGGCTATGAAATTGTTAAAAAAACAGCAAAACTTCATACAAGCGCTTGCGATCAACAAGGGCTAGTTTATGCAATTAAAGACTTTTTATATCGGACAAAATTTGACTAAAAAAATCTTTTAGTCAAATTTTTGTCAATTTTTTTGTAATTAAAAAAGTTTAAATTCAATTAATTTTAAATGGTTTTTTCTGTTGTTTGATTTGATAAAAATAAACAACAAGTTGGATTATTGAAATCAAAAACCCAATAATTTGAAAAATGAATGACGAAAGATAAGCGCCATTTTTTTCAATAACAAATTGCAAGAAAAAGTAGATTAATCAAGCAAAGTTTAAGAGAAATAAATTTAGCAAAAAAGTAAGTGGAATAAATTTAATTGTTTTGTTTTTAATGCCTAACAAAGTTTGTGGTAAAAATGCAATATTTACGAACAATCCGGCAAAAATTCCGAGATAATTAGCATAAGAAGCAAGATTACCTAAAGAAATTTTGGCCCAAAAGAAAATTCCAAGTAGTAAAATCAGTAGAAAAACTGTTAATCCCAAAGACAAAAAAGTGAAATTTATTATTTGTCTTCTTGTTGTTTTTGCTTTAAAAATATAAACTTGAGCTAAAAAGATGAAAGTTGAAAGTCCACTAAATACTTGGGGAATAAAAAGTTGCAAATCACGGATTGCAAAGCCTAAAATTGCAAATCCAAAAATTCCCAAATAGTAAATTCATCAACTTAGTAGTGAAACTTTTGGTGGTTTTTTTGCTAAAAAAGTATTTATTACTAAAGGTAAACCGATTATCGAAGTTAAAAAAGCCGCAATTCAACCAATTATTGTTATATAAGACATATTTCCCGCTTAAAAAAAATATATTATACTACAATAATAAAAAAATAATAATTGTTACACCAAAAAATATTAAAGTAGAAATGGAATCTGTTACTGTCGCTAAAATTGGCGCTGACATAACGGCAGGATCTCTTTTTGTTGCTTTTGCAATCATCGGAATTATTGAGCCAAGAATTTTTGAGAAAATAATTACTGTTAAAAGTGAAAATGATGAGGCAAAAGAAATAATTAAAACATAATCGCGGATTGTTAGATTTGAGATTGAATTTTCGGGAATTTGCGAGTTTTTGATCTCGCCTGAAAGAGTAAAATAAATTACTAACCGCAAAAAATTCAGAATCATCAAAACTGTGCCAACAACAGCTCCAACGCCAATTTCTTTTAAAAGAACTTTGGAAAAAAAGTTAGAACGATTAATTTCTTTTAGTGAAATTGAGCGGACAATTGTTGTTGCTGATTGGGAGCCAGCATTTCCGGCTGATCCAGAAATGACCGGGATCATTGAGACAATTGTAGTAATAAAAGATGAAAGCCCGATTGATTTAATTGCATCATTTTCGGTAATTGCATCAGTGAATTTTTGAATAATAAATTGGGACAAAGTTGAGCCAAACATTAAAATTATTAGTCAAAAAACACGGGATTTAACAATTTGAATTATTGTGGTTTTAAGATAAGAATCCTCAACTTCTTGTGGTAAAATTCCGGCTAATTTATAAATATCACTTGTTGCTTCTTCTTTAACAATGTCAATAATATCATCACTTGTAACCATCCCAATTAATCTTTGGGCAGTATTTACAACCGGTAAAACCGAAAAATCATTTTTAGCAAAAACTTCAGCGGCATCTTCTTTTTTGTCAGTTGTTACTAAAAAAGGAACTTGAAACACTATTTTTTCAATATTTAAATTAGGATCAGAAAAAACTATATCCTCAAGTGTGGTCGCACCGATAATTTTTTTTTGCGAATCAACAACATA
This sequence is a window from Mesomycoplasma ovipneumoniae. Protein-coding genes within it:
- a CDS encoding MSC_0624 family F1-like ATPase-associated membrane protein, translated to MNAVSPEAYRLNAKPAKKDKKNLASIFLRVLFILLLLGLSAAIFFDARRSFLNIVNIDQNAPISRISSISLIFNPIDDEIREFIAPRVARSIFLLFFSIIFLFKGLKFLHLKNKTHKYIILSVYFFLSLVNLVVYFAWLTIEWSHILGISAQIFIYILLDYSLWLWLGRTDDKINYDYKKLFIFKHISLASAIVTSGTLFGIFASMVFSTPEKSSIPSVTYDNPIADWIYTFITEVAKITNSLILIALLMGALVLVLLYYSPQIYFYRQSLIRLKKYTPALSALIFIAIGIFAYSVYITIYSITNFVQFLPFGNNIEPNYLPTIIGISVHVVLLILYFVLNLTRLKNKIKDYQLNTLPFIFILLSFIASFVVSYLSYSVHETIWINSTQLVFFLTIYFALVRIKPEFPLWMKLMVSFFIVLYTIFNFIYLLNIDIYTSTVSQVKPEDYQRDLVSVFYIDYSFYFLGILTVLLAIFVLANLFVAIGKNTLILTTKNKPSQDQKENVENEKIGSS
- a CDS encoding Cof-type HAD-IIB family hydrolase, which codes for MIKKLIFSDIDGTLYCGDFSVDKETIDFLKNNKDNFTLILNTGNPLGSRILQIAKLLEIRYLLTSNGSLFSDLKEDRHTLINGPISQKSQDFVFKIAKDLDMQLNFWTSQKYFSFNFKEQNYSYFNYPLLDPENEVIFVDGPQKDVIKLELIGPSQNLEKAYKLLQEDGDLEAVLINNISIEISKKGTNKGNAVEFVAKTFGIDVQKTMTIGDSPNDISMLEKTNFSYAMANGYEIVKKTAKLHTSACDQQGLVYAIKDFLYRTKFD
- the mgtE gene encoding magnesium transporter → MQNFETKSSLLIDLVNNKKINQVREYTNQKPLSEVAEEVSKFSQFQRLLFFRMLDTATAGEIFTFFSPEIQSELVISLPNEMMNQLLDELYADEIVELLDEVPDNVAKRILRNIDPDTRKRVNQLLQYNSNQIGSFMSVDIVYLSNELTCAQALEKIRKYKDISELVHYYYVVDSQKKIIGATTLEDIVFSDPNLNIEKIVFQVPFLVTTDKKEDAAEVFAKNDFSVLPVVNTAQRLIGMVTSDDIIDIVKEEATSDIYKLAGILPQEVEDSYLKTTIIQIVKSRVFWLIILMFGSTLSQFIIQKFTDAITENDAIKSIGLSSFITTIVSMIPVISGSAGNAGSQSATTIVRSISLKEINRSNFFSKVLLKEIGVGAVVGTVLMILNFLRLVIYFTLSGEIKNSQIPENSISNLTIRDYVLIISFASSFSLLTVIIFSKILGSIIPMIAKATKRDPAVMSAPILATVTDSISTLIFFGVTIIIFLLL